From the genome of Bos taurus isolate L1 Dominette 01449 registration number 42190680 breed Hereford chromosome 2, ARS-UCD2.0, whole genome shotgun sequence, one region includes:
- the OBSL1 gene encoding obscurin-like protein 1 isoform X4 encodes MKAGSGDQGSPPCFLRFPRPVRVVSGAEAELKCVVLGEPPPTVVWEKGGQQLAASDRLSFPVDGAEHCLLLSGALPTDAGVYVCRARNSAGEAYAAAAVTVLEPPAHEPEPQLAERPLPPPGAGEGAPVFLTGPRSQWVLRGAEVVLECQVGGLPAPTLYWEKDGMALDEVWDSSHFSLEPGRAGAGAGASLALRILAARLPDSGVYVCHARNAHGHARAGALLQVQQTPESPPEDPDEAPTPVVEPLKCAPKTFWVNEGKHAKFRCYVMGKPEPEIEWHWEGRPLLPDRRRLMYRDRDGGFVLKVLYCQAKDRGLYVCAARNSAGQTLSAVQLHVKEPRLRFSRPLQDVEGREHGIAVLECKVPNSRIPTAWFREDQRLLPCRKYEQIEEGTVRRLIIHRLKADDDGVYLCEMRGRVRTVANVTVKGPILKRLPRKLDVFEGENAVLLVETREAGVEGRWSRDGEDLPATCQSSSGHMHALVLPGVTREDAGEVTFSLGNSRTTTLLRVKCIKHNPPGPPVLAEMFKGHRNTVLLTWKPPDPTPETPFIYRLERQEVGSEDWVQCFSIEKAGAVEVPGDCVPTEGDYRFRVCTVSEHGRSPHVVFHGSAHLVPTAHLVAGLEEVQVYDGEDAVFSLDLSTVIQGTWFLNGEELKSNEPEGQVGPGPLRYRVEQHGLQHRLILQAVRHQDSGALIGFSCPGVQDSAALTIQESPVHILSPQDKVSLTFTTSDRVVLTCELSRVDFPASWYKDGQQVEESESLVVKMDGRKHRLILPEAQVQDSGEFECRTEGISAFFSVTVQDPPVHIVAPREHVFVHAITSECVMLTCEVDREDAPVHWFKDGQEVEESDFVLLESEGPHRRLVLPSAQPSVGGEFQCVAGDERAYFTVTITDVSSWIVYPSGKVYVAAVRLERVVLTCELCRPWAEVRWTKDGEEVVESPALLLQKEDTVRRLVLPAVQLEDSGEYLCEIDDESASFTVTVTESYQSQDSSNNNPELCILLKKPKTRRLWSRFPPWRRTAGAE; translated from the exons ATGAAGGCGGGCTCGGGGGATCAGGGGAGCCCCCCGTGCTTCCTGCGCTTCCCGCGGCCCGTGCGGGTGGTAAGTGGCGCGGAGGCCGAGCTCAAGTGCGTGGTGCTGGGGGAGCCGCCGCCCACTGTCGTGTGGGAGAAGGGCGGGCAGCAGCTGGCGGCCTCCGATCGCCTGAGCTTCCCGGTGGACGGCGCCGAGCACTGCCTGCTGCTGAGCGGGGCGCTGCCCACCGACGCTGGGGTCTACGTGTGCCGCGCCCGCAACTCGGCCGGAGAGGCCTACGCGGCAGCTGCCGTCACCGTGCTGGAGCCGCCGGCCCACGAGCCCGAGCCCCAGCTCGCCGAGCGCCCGCTGCCGCCGCCCGGAGCCGGAGAGGGCGCCCCGGTGTTCCTGACGGGGCCCCGGTCCCAGTGGGTGCTGCGGGGGGCGGAGGTGGTGCTGGAGTGCCAGGTGGGGGGCCTCCCCGCGCCCACGCTCTACTGGGAGAAGGATGGGATGGCGCTGGACGAAGTGTGGGACAGCAGCCACTTCTCCCTCGAGCCGGGCCGcgcgggcgcgggcgcgggcgcgAGCCTGGCGCTTCGCATCCTGGCGGCTCGGCTGCCCGACTCGGGCGTCTACGTGTGCCACGCCCGCAATGCCCACGGCCACGCGCGGGCCGGGGCGCTGCTGCAGGTGCAGCAGACCCCCGAGAGCCCGCCCGAGGACCCCGACGAGGCCCCCACGCCCGTGGTGGAGCCGCTTAAGTGCGCGCCCAAGACCTTCTGGGTGAACGAGGGCAAGCACGCAAAGTTCCGCTGCTACGTGATGGGCAAGCCGGAGCCAGAAATTGAATGGCACTGGGAGGGCCGCCCGCTGCTCCCCGATCGCCGCCGCCTCATGTACCGCGACCGAGACGGCGGCTTTGTGCTCAAGGTGCTGTACTGCCAGGCCAAGGACCGTGGGCTCTACGTGTGCGCCGCGCGCAATTCGGCGGGCCAGACGCTCAGTGCGGTGCAGCTGCACGTGAAAG AGCCCCGCCTCCGCTTCTCTAGGCCGCTGCAGGACGTGGAGGGCCGAGAGCATGGAATTGCGGTGCTGGAGTGTAAAGTCCCCAACTCTCGCATTCCCACTGCCTGGTTCCGCGAGGACCAGCGACTACTGCCCTGCCGCAAGTACGAGCAAATCGAGGAGGGCACGGTCCGCCGCCTCATCATCCACAGGCTGAAGGCGGACGACGACGGCGTCTACCTGTGCGAGATGCGCGGCCGTGTGCGCACCGTGGCCAACGTGACAGTCAAAG GGCCCATCCTGAAGCGGCTGCCCCGGAAGCTCGACGTTTTTGAGGGCGAAAACGCGGTGCTGCTGGTGGAGACACGCGAGGCTGGGGTGGAGGGACGCTGGAGTCGCGACGGAGAGGACCTGCCGGCCACCTGTCAGAGCAGCTCAGGCCACATGCACGCCCTGGTCCTTCCAGGGGTCACCCGAGAAGATGCTGGGGAGGTCACCTTCAGTCTGGGCAACTCCCGGACCACCACTCTGCTTAGAGTCAAAT GCATCAAGCACAATCCCCCAGGACCCCCAGTGTTGGCTGAGATGTTCAAGGGCCACAGGAACACGGTCCTGCTCACCTGGAAGCCTCCAGACCCCACCCCCGAGACCCCCTTCATCTACCGGCTGGAGCGGCAGGAGGTGGGCTCGGAAGACTGGGTACAGTGCTTCAGCATTGAGAAAGCCGGGGCCGTGGAGGTGCCCGGGGACTGCGTGCCGACCGAGGGTGACTACCGCTTCCGAGTCTGCACCGTCAGTGAACACGGCCGCAGCCCGCACGTGGTGTTCCATGGGTCTGCTCACCTGG TGCCCACAGCTCACCTGGTGGCTGGTCTGGAGGAGGTGCAGGTGTATGATGGGGAAGACGCCGTCTTCTCCCTGGATCTCTCCACCGTCATCCAGGGCACCTGGTTCCTTAACGGGGAGGAGCTCAAGAGTAACGAGCCAGAGGGCCAGGTGGGGCCGGGGCCCCTGCGGTACCGGGTGGAACAGCATGGCCTGCAGCACAGGCTCATCCTGCAGGCCGTCCGGCATCAGGACAGTGGGGCCCTGATCGGCTTCAGCTGCCCAGGTGTGCAGGACTCAGCTGCCCTCACCATCCAAG AGAGTCCCGTGCACATCCTGAGCCCCCAGGACAAGGTGTCGCTGACCTTTACAACCTCCGATCGGGTGGTACTGACCTGTGAGCTCTCCCGGGTGGACTTCCCAGCGAGCTGGTACAAGGATGGGCAGCAGGTGGAGGAGAGCGAGTCACTGGTGGTGAAGATGGACGGGCGCAAACACCGCCTAATCCTGCCCGAGGCCCAGGTCCAGGACAGCGGCGAGTTCGAGTGCAGGACAGAAGGCATCTCAGCCTTCTTCAGCGTCaccgtccaag ACCCCCCAGTGCACATCGTGGCCCCCCGGGAGCATGTGTTTGTGCACGCCATAACCTCTGAGTGTGTCATGCTGACCTGTGAGGTGGACCGGGAGGACGCTCCTGTGCACTGGTTCAAGGACGGACAGGAGGTGGAGGAGAGTGACTTCGTGCTGCTGGAGAGTGAAGGGCCCCACCGCCGCCTTGTGCTGCCCTCTGCCCAGCCTTCCGTCGGGGGCGAGTTCCAGTGTGTCGCTGGAGACGAGCGCGCCTACTTCACCGTGACCATCACAG ACGTCTCCTCGTGGATCGTGTACCCCAGCGGCAAGGTGTACGTGGCGGCCGTGCGCCTGGAGCGCGTGGTGCTGACCTGCGAGCTGTGCCGGCCCTGGGCCGAGGTGCGCTGGACCAAGGATGGCGAGGAGGTGGTGGAGAGTCCTGCGCTGCTCCTACAGAAGGAGGACACAGTGCGCCGCCTGGTGCTGCCCGCCGTTCAGCTGGAGGACTCGGGCGAGTACTTGTGTGAAATCGATGACGAATCCGCCTCATTCACGGTCACCGTCACAG AGTCATACCAAAGTCAGGACAGTTCCAATAACAACCCGGAGTTATGCATCCTCTTGAAAAAGCCGAAGACCCGGCGCCTCTGGTCCCGCTTCCCCCCTTGGCGACGAACAGCTGGCGCTGAGTAG